A genomic segment from Synchiropus splendidus isolate RoL2022-P1 chromosome 18, RoL_Sspl_1.0, whole genome shotgun sequence encodes:
- the mical1 gene encoding F-actin-monooxygenase mical1 isoform X2: MASSDPGNPAHVAFDNFIQAQSYKDVQRYFTELCKELQINPREYRSFYSNLKERLNYWKAKALWTRLDKRACLSEYQQRRACDKNKCLILGAGPCGLRAAIELSLLGAQVLVLEKRLDFSRNNVLHLWPFTIHDLRGLGAKKFYGKFCCGSLDHISIRQLQLILLKVALLFGVEVHTGVEYLGLVEPTGDKGWMAKLQPASHPASAYQFDVFISAGGGKFVPEGFKHKELRGKLAIGITANFINRNSAEEAQVPEISGVARIYNQKFFKQLLINTGIDLENIVYYKDDTHYFVMTAKKKSLLNMGVIKKDHSDAEELLASANVDCEALHSYAYKAADFSTGHKLPDLKFAQNHVGQPDVAMFDFTSMYRAENASLVRERKGKKLLLALVGDCLVEPFWPLGTGIARGFLGAFDTAWMVRSWGMGVAPLKVVAERESIYQLLSQTTPENTSKRYSEYTINPRTRYTRVNLSSINARQVQHLHVVDNSSTLTRNQKKRETHMRQDSGTALEDLLTWCQIHTAGHKGVSVKDFTQSWRSGLALCALIHHFRPKLINMSSLEPNNAIHNNQLAVHIIEKELGIPPALSAADLANSAVIDKLSMVLYLTQIRDAFTTSAKESPGFFAKSKTWNLAKAQAAVVFLSKLKNSSLQRQKETLGAERLAREGRSRMGDEDACLRAASDQADGLRQDVEASNSSYVTPTIPANASPSQVVEPPVCPKTEHSPEPESRPNCETCFFCDQKVYALERISAEDKFFHRGCFTCCQCGVTLRLGGYVFDQGTGRFFCELHAEEPEQQNRPGITREGGGSEDLSSDDYTLSPSDEEFGLDHSQQKPDRPNPESKKEDDGTLKRESVQENERKTEEVGRVVCYPVPKPRHSKQSTSSPQPSPPIAKPRNFLLSDPLTPDRHPDSDSRPKLSLRKLQLSIEEKSQLGNLQSFSADSDSETPGGSSSCSSSSVTASGASFRKVEGPDGPDEEGYWSGSTASHMRDRRNRRCFKKREMAGVSQNRVRSKFSPWNLSSPRISRDSRLTVLVTQPGRVETTFRRLSSPSEGVDGDDDDDDDDDDDDDEDEYDLMEDNIDFLEKKFPTATSDPVEAEKMEMRKMRTLERRAKMSEIKRFHEAQSIQRRLEEIEETFRDLEEKGVVLEKTLRGEAGSDGTPEAIDEWYHLVREKNSLMSEESELMVQSRQLELEDKQSMLDLEIRKFVDIKDKTPEQKEEEERILREMMEVVDTRNSLVSFLEEKRLKDLEEQEFFSVVDTKRHSTGAQVHWL, from the exons ATGGCGAGCTCAGACCCCGGCAACCCTGCTCATGTGGCCTTCGATAACTTCATCCAGGCTCAGAGCTACAAGGATGTCCAGCGCTACTTCACGGAGCTCTGCAAGGAGCTGCAGATCAACCCCAGAGAATATAGGAGTTTCTACAGCAACCTGAAGGAGAGACTCAACTACTGGAAGGCCAAAGCTTTATGGACAAGACTGGACAAACGGGCCTGCTTGTCGGAGTATCAGCAGAGGAGGGCATGCGACAAAAACAAG TGTCTGATTTTGGGTGCCGGCCCGTGTGGACTGAGGGCGGCCATCGAGCTGTCCCTGCTGGGGGCTCAGGTGCTGGTGCTGGAGAAGAGGCTGGACTTCTCCAGAAACAATGTTCTGCATCTGTGGCCCTTCACCATCCACGACCTCCGAGGCCTGGGAGCCAAGAAGTTCTACGGAAAGTTCTGCTGCGGCTCTCTGGATCACATCA gtatccgTCAGCTGCAGCTCATCCTCCTGAAAGTGGCCCTCCTCTTCGGGGTTGAGGTCCACACTGGCGTGGAGTACCTGGGTTTGGTTGAGCCAACAGGAGACAAAG GCTGGATGGCTAAGCTTCAGCCAGCCTCCCATCCTGCTTCTGCCTACCAGTTTGACGTCTTCATCTCAGCTGGCGGTGGCAAGTTCGTCCCTGAAG GGTTCAAGCACAAGGAGCTGAGAGGGAAACTGGCCATCGGCATCACCGCCAACTTCATCAACAGGAACTCCGCCGAAGAAGCTCAAGTTCCAGAAATCAGCGGCGTCGCTCGAATCTACAACCAGAAGTTCTTCAAGCAGCTGCTCATAAATACCG GCATTGATCTGGAGAACATCGTCTACTACAAAGACGACACTCACTACTTTGTCATGACGGCGAAGAAGAAGAGCTTGTTGAATATGGGTGTCATTAAAAAG GACCACAGCGATGCTGAGGAGCTCCTCGCTTCTGCAAACGTGGACTGTGAGGCTCTGCACAGCTATGCCTACAAAGCTGCCGACTTCTCCACAGGTCACAAACTTCCTGACCTGAAGTTTGCTCAGAACCACGTCGGACAGCCTGATGTGGCCATGTTTGACTTCACCTCCATGTACCGAGCTGAGAACGCCTCGCTGGTCCGAGAGAGGAAGGGCAAGAAGCTGCTGTTGGCTTTAGTTGGAGACTGCCTGGTGGAG CCGTTCTGGCCACTGGGAACGGGGATCGCTCGGGGGTTTCTTGGGGCATTTGACACAGCGTGGATGGTGAGGAGCTGGGGAATGGGGGTCGCTCCACTCAAGGTCGTTGCTGAGCG TGAGAGCATATACCAGCTCCTGTCTCAGACCACGCCCGAGAACACCAGCAAGCGCTACAGCGAATACACCATCAACCCTAGAACTCGCTACACCAGAGTCAACCTGTCCTCTATCAACGCCAGGCAG GTACAGCATCTTCACGTTGTTGATAATTCAAGCACGTTGACCAGGAACCAGAAGAAGCGGGAAACTCACATGCGCCAAG ATTCAGGTACTGCTTTGGAAGACTTGCTGACATGGTGTCAGATACACACGGCAGGACACAAGGGCGTATCTGTGAAGGACTTCACTCAGTCCTGGAGGTCCGGCCTCGCTCTGTGTGCTCTGATCCATCACTTCAGACCCAAGCTCAT AAACATGAGCTCCTTGGAGCCAAATAATGCCATTCACAACAACCAGCTGGCTGTCCACATCATAGAGAAGGAGCTTGGCATCCCACCGGCCCTGTCTGCTGCCGATTTGGCCAACAGTGCTGTGATTGACAAACTGTCCATGGTGCTCTACTTGACCCAGATCAGAGACGCCTTCACCACATCAGCAAAGG AATCACCAGGATTCTTTGCAAAGTCCAAAACCTGGAACCTGGCCAAAGCACAGGCAGCTGTCGTCTTCCTGAGCAAGCTGAAGAACAGCTCCCTGCAGAGGCAAAAG GAAACATTGGGAGCAGAGAGGCTGGCCAGAGAAGGACGGAGCAGGATGGGAGACGAGGATGCT TGcctcagggcagcttcagaccAGGCAGATGGACTTCGACAGGATGTTGAGGCGTCTAACAGCAGCTATGTGACTCCAACCATTCCAGCTAATGCTAGTCCTTCACAG GTGGTGGAGCCCCCTGTCTGTCCCAAGACGGAACATTCGCCAGAGCCTGAGTCCAGGCCCAATTGCGAGACGTGTTTCTTCTGTGATCAGAAAGTCTACGCCCTGGAGCGCATCAGTGCCGAGGACAAGTTCTTCCACCGCGGCTGCTTCACCTGCTGCCAGTGTGGGGTCACGCTCAGACTGGGAGGATATGTTTTTGACCAGGGGACAG GGAGGTTCTTCTGCGAGCTGCACGCCGAAGAGCCGGAGCAGCAGAACAGGCCCGGAATAACTCGTGAG GGGGGAGGCAGCGAGGATCTCTCCAGTGACGATtacactctctctccctctgatgAGGAGTTTGGACTGGATCACAGTCAACAAAAGCCTGACAGACCTAATCCTGAATCCAAAAAGGAAGATGACGGAACGTTAAAACGGGAGTCGGTTCAAGAAAATGAGCGCAAGACCGAGGAGGTTGGCCGTGTGGTGTGCTATCCTGTTCCCAAACCCCGTCACTCCAAGCAGAGCACGTCTAGCCCACAGCCCTCTCCACCCATTGCCAAACCCAGGAACTTCCTCTTGTCAGACCCCTTGACACCTGACAGACATCCAGACTCAGACTCTCGTCCTAAACTTTCCCTGCGGAAGCTTCAGCTTAGCATTGAGGAAAAGAGCCAGCTTGGGAACCTGCAGAGCTTCAGTGCTGACTCAGACTCGGAAACACCGGGTGGATCCtcatcctgctcctcttcctcagtgacAGCAAGTGGAGCAAGCTTTCGGAAAGTTGAAGGCCCAGATGGTCCAGACGAGGAGGGCTACTGGAGCGGTAGCACGGCCAGTCACATGAGGGATAGAAGAAACCGCCGCTGCTTCAAGAAGAGGGAGATGGCTGGGGTGAGCCAGAACCGAGTGCGATCCAAGTTCTCCCCGTGGAATCTGTCGTCCCCTAGGATCAGCCGCGACAGTCGTCTCACTGTCCTGGTTACTCAGCCGGGAAGAGTCG AAACTACATTCCGACGTCTCTCCAGTCCCTCGGAGGGTGTTGacggagatgatgatgatgatgatgatgatgacgacgacgatgatgaagatgagtaCGACCTGATGGAAGACAACATCGACTTTTTAGAGAAGAAA TTCCCGACAGCGACATCAGACCCAGTTGAGGCCGAGAAAatggagatgaggaagatgagaacTCTGGAGCGCCGAGCCAAGATGAGCGAGATCAAGAGATTCCATGAAGCTCAG tcaATCCAGAGAAGACTGGAGGAGATTGAGGAGACCTTCAGGGACTTGGAGGAGAAAGGCGTGGTGCTGGAGAAAACCCTGAGAGGCGAGGCTG GCAGCGACGGCACACCGGAAGCAATAGACGAGTGGTACCATTTGGTGCGCGAGAAGAACTCCTTGATGTCAGAGGAGTCCGAGCTCATGGTTCA ATCTCGACAGCTGGAACTTGAAGATAAGCAGAGCATGTTGGACCTGGAGATCCGGAAGTTCGTGGACATTAAAG ATAAGACGCCAGagcaaaaggaggaggaggaacggATCCTCCGGGAGATGATGGAGGTTGTGGACACGCGCAACTCTCTGGTCTCCTTCCTGGAAGAGAAACGGCTGAAGgatctggaggagcaggagttCTTCTCTGTCGTAGACACCAAGCGACACTCGACAGGAGCTCAGGTTCACTGGTTGTAA
- the mical1 gene encoding F-actin-monooxygenase mical1 isoform X1 — protein MASSDPGNPAHVAFDNFIQAQSYKDVQRYFTELCKELQINPREYRSFYSNLKERLNYWKAKALWTRLDKRACLSEYQQRRACDKNKCLILGAGPCGLRAAIELSLLGAQVLVLEKRLDFSRNNVLHLWPFTIHDLRGLGAKKFYGKFCCGSLDHISIRQLQLILLKVALLFGVEVHTGVEYLGLVEPTGDKGWMAKLQPASHPASAYQFDVFISAGGGKFVPEGFKHKELRGKLAIGITANFINRNSAEEAQVPEISGVARIYNQKFFKQLLINTGIDLENIVYYKDDTHYFVMTAKKKSLLNMGVIKKDHSDAEELLASANVDCEALHSYAYKAADFSTGHKLPDLKFAQNHVGQPDVAMFDFTSMYRAENASLVRERKGKKLLLALVGDCLVEPFWPLGTGIARGFLGAFDTAWMVRSWGMGVAPLKVVAERESIYQLLSQTTPENTSKRYSEYTINPRTRYTRVNLSSINARQVQHLHVVDNSSTLTRNQKKRETHMRQDSGTALEDLLTWCQIHTAGHKGVSVKDFTQSWRSGLALCALIHHFRPKLINMSSLEPNNAIHNNQLAVHIIEKELGIPPALSAADLANSAVIDKLSMVLYLTQIRDAFTTSAKESPGFFAKSKTWNLAKAQAAVVFLSKLKNSSLQRQKETLGAERLAREGRSRMGDEDACLRAASDQADGLRQDVEASNSSYVTPTIPANASPSQVVEPPVCPKTEHSPEPESRPNCETCFFCDQKVYALERISAEDKFFHRGCFTCCQCGVTLRLGGYVFDQGTGRFFCELHAEEPEQQNRPGITREGGGSEDLSSDDYTLSPSDEEFGLDHSQQKPDRPNPESKKEDDGTLKRESVQENERKTEEVGRVVCYPVPKPRHSKQSTSSPQPSPPIAKPRNFLLSDPLTPDRHPDSDSRPKLSLRKLQLSIEEKSQLGNLQSFSADSDSETPGGSSSCSSSSVTASGASFRKVEGPDGPDEEGYWSGSTASHMRDRRNRRCFKKREMAGVSQNRVRSKFSPWNLSSPRISRDSRLTVLVTQPGRVETTFRRLSSPSEGVDGDDDDDDDDDDDDDEDEYDLMEDNIDFLEKKFPTATSDPVEAEKMEMRKMRTLERRAKMSEIKRFHEAQSIQRRLEEIEETFRDLEEKGVVLEKTLRGEADHAVDATTQLMTPDSSDGTPEAIDEWYHLVREKNSLMSEESELMVQSRQLELEDKQSMLDLEIRKFVDIKDKTPEQKEEEERILREMMEVVDTRNSLVSFLEEKRLKDLEEQEFFSVVDTKRHSTGAQVHWL, from the exons ATGGCGAGCTCAGACCCCGGCAACCCTGCTCATGTGGCCTTCGATAACTTCATCCAGGCTCAGAGCTACAAGGATGTCCAGCGCTACTTCACGGAGCTCTGCAAGGAGCTGCAGATCAACCCCAGAGAATATAGGAGTTTCTACAGCAACCTGAAGGAGAGACTCAACTACTGGAAGGCCAAAGCTTTATGGACAAGACTGGACAAACGGGCCTGCTTGTCGGAGTATCAGCAGAGGAGGGCATGCGACAAAAACAAG TGTCTGATTTTGGGTGCCGGCCCGTGTGGACTGAGGGCGGCCATCGAGCTGTCCCTGCTGGGGGCTCAGGTGCTGGTGCTGGAGAAGAGGCTGGACTTCTCCAGAAACAATGTTCTGCATCTGTGGCCCTTCACCATCCACGACCTCCGAGGCCTGGGAGCCAAGAAGTTCTACGGAAAGTTCTGCTGCGGCTCTCTGGATCACATCA gtatccgTCAGCTGCAGCTCATCCTCCTGAAAGTGGCCCTCCTCTTCGGGGTTGAGGTCCACACTGGCGTGGAGTACCTGGGTTTGGTTGAGCCAACAGGAGACAAAG GCTGGATGGCTAAGCTTCAGCCAGCCTCCCATCCTGCTTCTGCCTACCAGTTTGACGTCTTCATCTCAGCTGGCGGTGGCAAGTTCGTCCCTGAAG GGTTCAAGCACAAGGAGCTGAGAGGGAAACTGGCCATCGGCATCACCGCCAACTTCATCAACAGGAACTCCGCCGAAGAAGCTCAAGTTCCAGAAATCAGCGGCGTCGCTCGAATCTACAACCAGAAGTTCTTCAAGCAGCTGCTCATAAATACCG GCATTGATCTGGAGAACATCGTCTACTACAAAGACGACACTCACTACTTTGTCATGACGGCGAAGAAGAAGAGCTTGTTGAATATGGGTGTCATTAAAAAG GACCACAGCGATGCTGAGGAGCTCCTCGCTTCTGCAAACGTGGACTGTGAGGCTCTGCACAGCTATGCCTACAAAGCTGCCGACTTCTCCACAGGTCACAAACTTCCTGACCTGAAGTTTGCTCAGAACCACGTCGGACAGCCTGATGTGGCCATGTTTGACTTCACCTCCATGTACCGAGCTGAGAACGCCTCGCTGGTCCGAGAGAGGAAGGGCAAGAAGCTGCTGTTGGCTTTAGTTGGAGACTGCCTGGTGGAG CCGTTCTGGCCACTGGGAACGGGGATCGCTCGGGGGTTTCTTGGGGCATTTGACACAGCGTGGATGGTGAGGAGCTGGGGAATGGGGGTCGCTCCACTCAAGGTCGTTGCTGAGCG TGAGAGCATATACCAGCTCCTGTCTCAGACCACGCCCGAGAACACCAGCAAGCGCTACAGCGAATACACCATCAACCCTAGAACTCGCTACACCAGAGTCAACCTGTCCTCTATCAACGCCAGGCAG GTACAGCATCTTCACGTTGTTGATAATTCAAGCACGTTGACCAGGAACCAGAAGAAGCGGGAAACTCACATGCGCCAAG ATTCAGGTACTGCTTTGGAAGACTTGCTGACATGGTGTCAGATACACACGGCAGGACACAAGGGCGTATCTGTGAAGGACTTCACTCAGTCCTGGAGGTCCGGCCTCGCTCTGTGTGCTCTGATCCATCACTTCAGACCCAAGCTCAT AAACATGAGCTCCTTGGAGCCAAATAATGCCATTCACAACAACCAGCTGGCTGTCCACATCATAGAGAAGGAGCTTGGCATCCCACCGGCCCTGTCTGCTGCCGATTTGGCCAACAGTGCTGTGATTGACAAACTGTCCATGGTGCTCTACTTGACCCAGATCAGAGACGCCTTCACCACATCAGCAAAGG AATCACCAGGATTCTTTGCAAAGTCCAAAACCTGGAACCTGGCCAAAGCACAGGCAGCTGTCGTCTTCCTGAGCAAGCTGAAGAACAGCTCCCTGCAGAGGCAAAAG GAAACATTGGGAGCAGAGAGGCTGGCCAGAGAAGGACGGAGCAGGATGGGAGACGAGGATGCT TGcctcagggcagcttcagaccAGGCAGATGGACTTCGACAGGATGTTGAGGCGTCTAACAGCAGCTATGTGACTCCAACCATTCCAGCTAATGCTAGTCCTTCACAG GTGGTGGAGCCCCCTGTCTGTCCCAAGACGGAACATTCGCCAGAGCCTGAGTCCAGGCCCAATTGCGAGACGTGTTTCTTCTGTGATCAGAAAGTCTACGCCCTGGAGCGCATCAGTGCCGAGGACAAGTTCTTCCACCGCGGCTGCTTCACCTGCTGCCAGTGTGGGGTCACGCTCAGACTGGGAGGATATGTTTTTGACCAGGGGACAG GGAGGTTCTTCTGCGAGCTGCACGCCGAAGAGCCGGAGCAGCAGAACAGGCCCGGAATAACTCGTGAG GGGGGAGGCAGCGAGGATCTCTCCAGTGACGATtacactctctctccctctgatgAGGAGTTTGGACTGGATCACAGTCAACAAAAGCCTGACAGACCTAATCCTGAATCCAAAAAGGAAGATGACGGAACGTTAAAACGGGAGTCGGTTCAAGAAAATGAGCGCAAGACCGAGGAGGTTGGCCGTGTGGTGTGCTATCCTGTTCCCAAACCCCGTCACTCCAAGCAGAGCACGTCTAGCCCACAGCCCTCTCCACCCATTGCCAAACCCAGGAACTTCCTCTTGTCAGACCCCTTGACACCTGACAGACATCCAGACTCAGACTCTCGTCCTAAACTTTCCCTGCGGAAGCTTCAGCTTAGCATTGAGGAAAAGAGCCAGCTTGGGAACCTGCAGAGCTTCAGTGCTGACTCAGACTCGGAAACACCGGGTGGATCCtcatcctgctcctcttcctcagtgacAGCAAGTGGAGCAAGCTTTCGGAAAGTTGAAGGCCCAGATGGTCCAGACGAGGAGGGCTACTGGAGCGGTAGCACGGCCAGTCACATGAGGGATAGAAGAAACCGCCGCTGCTTCAAGAAGAGGGAGATGGCTGGGGTGAGCCAGAACCGAGTGCGATCCAAGTTCTCCCCGTGGAATCTGTCGTCCCCTAGGATCAGCCGCGACAGTCGTCTCACTGTCCTGGTTACTCAGCCGGGAAGAGTCG AAACTACATTCCGACGTCTCTCCAGTCCCTCGGAGGGTGTTGacggagatgatgatgatgatgatgatgatgacgacgacgatgatgaagatgagtaCGACCTGATGGAAGACAACATCGACTTTTTAGAGAAGAAA TTCCCGACAGCGACATCAGACCCAGTTGAGGCCGAGAAAatggagatgaggaagatgagaacTCTGGAGCGCCGAGCCAAGATGAGCGAGATCAAGAGATTCCATGAAGCTCAG tcaATCCAGAGAAGACTGGAGGAGATTGAGGAGACCTTCAGGGACTTGGAGGAGAAAGGCGTGGTGCTGGAGAAAACCCTGAGAGGCGAGGCTG ATCATGCAGTGGATGCCACCACACAACTGATGACACCTGACA GCAGCGACGGCACACCGGAAGCAATAGACGAGTGGTACCATTTGGTGCGCGAGAAGAACTCCTTGATGTCAGAGGAGTCCGAGCTCATGGTTCA ATCTCGACAGCTGGAACTTGAAGATAAGCAGAGCATGTTGGACCTGGAGATCCGGAAGTTCGTGGACATTAAAG ATAAGACGCCAGagcaaaaggaggaggaggaacggATCCTCCGGGAGATGATGGAGGTTGTGGACACGCGCAACTCTCTGGTCTCCTTCCTGGAAGAGAAACGGCTGAAGgatctggaggagcaggagttCTTCTCTGTCGTAGACACCAAGCGACACTCGACAGGAGCTCAGGTTCACTGGTTGTAA